The nucleotide window GCACTGCCACAGCTAACTATTTGTCTTATTATTTTTCTGGAGTTTTGTGAAGACACATTAAGTATAGTATTCTGGTCTGAATTACTATAGTAAAAGATGGTAATTTATCACTTTTTCAAAGAAAGAGAAGGGTGGAATATCCTTATGCCAGTCTGTCTGTGGCCAAATGGATTTGTGACAAGAAGTGGGATATTGGGATCCCTGTCTCATATCTGTGTGTTAAATGAACAGATATGCTGGTGCCTCTCTAGGATCTGTGTTATTACCTTTCTGATTCAAGTAGGGTTTCTGTTTCAATGAGTAGTTTTCCTTCGGATTAAGAATTAAAAGGATGAACTTAGAGGATTAACATGGAAAACATATTGAAGAATGTCTAACAAGATTCAAGTCTCTTCTATTTGTTATCATTGGCATTCCTATTGTTGTTTTCGTCACCATCATTATTTGCTTTTTAGCTTTTGATTCTATCAAATGTGGAATGTCTGAAGAGATCTCATTTTCTTCATGAAAAATGTTTAGGCCCGGATCAAGAAAATTATGCAAGCCGATGAGGATGTCGGTAAGATTGCAATGGCTGTGCCTGTTCTAGTGTGTAAGTCCCATATAATGTTTGTCTTGCGTCAATTTACTCGGTGGTTATCTTTTTCTAACCCTTCCTCTCTTGTCATTAATTGCAGCAAAAGCATTGGAGTTATTTTTACAAGACCTTTGTGACCGGACATATGACATAACTCTTAGAAGAGGAGCAAAGACTGTTAATTCACTGCACTTGTGAGTGACATTTTGAAATCTCGATACATATGTCTAGATCAGATCTGGAAGCTAATAAAGATCCATTACTAATCGGGATAATTCGTTGTTATGTTTGCTATAGTCCTGATAATCAACTTGACTCTGTTGAGTAGTTGCTTCAAATTTGTGCTTATCTGGCTCAGGTCTTTGGATTCTAATATATTTGTAATCATAATGCTTAGATGAAACACAAAGGCTTTATGGCTTTGCTAGGAATGTAATTAGATTTCAATATTCACATGTTAACTTGGTTGTCTGCTAAGTTATTGAACTTGTTTCAGGAAATGCACTTGCCTTGTGATAGTGTATAGGTCTTCTGTGCACGGTTTTCTTATGTAATAcatttgatgaatttatttCTGCAGGGTGCTTAATCCAGTGCCATTGTTATTTTAGCACATTTGATTGATAAGAGGACCTTAGTCTTCATAGTTGTGTCATGTGTGGCACTTTTAGTAAAACCGCTTCAGTCTTTTTGATTCTTTTCTCTGAAACTATCTGCTCTTGTAGTGCTATTCTTTCTTTAAATCTGTTTCTATCACTGGAAACTTGTTCAGCTAAGTGGTTGAATTGTTCTGCATTTCTAGCATGCTCTCTCCAAGTGTGCCAATTTCTACTGCATGCCAACTGAGATGGATCTAGAAATCATGACTTCTTTTAAACATTATTGGAGTATCATGGCTTCCTCTTATCATGGTGCGGTATCTTATGTTTGAAAGAACCTGAGCTACCAACCCAAAACCTTAAGGCAATAGGTGAAGTGGCCTAGGACATTATGAATCCCTTTTTCAACCCTTACACGACCAATGAGGACCAAGTGTATTCTCCAACACTCTCTTGCATATGTGACCCAGTTCTAGGGTTTACATGTGGATTGAAGATTTTCTTTTTATCCACCCATTACCGTAAGGTTTTGGTTGGACGCTCAGATTTTGTCACATGGATCAGAGAGTCCAACCCAAAACCTTAAGACAATGTCTGGAAACCCTTATGCAACCTATGAGAGATAAATGTAATCTCTAACAGTATGATATATGTTAGTAGTTGTCTCCCACTTCAGCCGTGTACTTCAAATCAAGAGTTCCTTTGTCTTTTCCGATACCCCAAATGGCCATGAATGTACTTTATTCAGTTGCTCTACTTCAGCTTATTTCATaatagttttcttctttttgttgatACTCAAGGGACCACACGTAATTGCATAAGCAGCTAATATGATGTAAAAATCCTTATTTGCGAGTGTGAACATGTAAGGATTACAAAAGTTTTGCTATGTATAATTGTGTATTGTTATTATCACTCTTATGCTTGGGTTGTTCTTGATCTTCTTGATGCTTGCAAGACACTACTGATGAAAATCAGTTATCAAGTGATCTTATAATAAATCTGTAGTCGTAGAGAGTACTAGCTGCTAGTGTAAATAGAATTAGTTAATAGCTAAAGGCTGCAGAGGGAAGGGTTGGTATACTGTTTATTATCTGTAAATCATAACCTCAAATAATAGGGATTAGGGGAAACAGTCGCAATGAAATCCTAGGTTCAAACTTCAAAGGATTCAACAATAGTGATGTGATTGAAGGCTCAACGGGCTTCCTAGAAATGAGGCTTATCCTTAGCACGAGGTTTCGTTCAATggaattttttataaaaaatgaaattagaaGAAATTCTTCTAATATCACTAATAGACCAGAATTCtctaacaaatttaaaatagttcTCTAAGAATTTTATGCCTAGAATTAGATTCCAGTGCATTTATTGTTCGTATCATCTTTAAGTGTGTTAggtaatgtatcatttttttcttctccacTGTGCTGAAACATCTTTGTCCTACTACGAGAACACGTCTTTCCCTGCAGGTTCAGCAGGATGATGCCTTTCTCACTTACTAGTCAACTAGTGAACTCAATTGCACTTCTCGCAGCCATAAGAAATTGAGTgaatttattgattaatttttttgtaataatagAAAATTACAACTAAACAGAAACAAATGAAAGTTAAAAATGCACCTCTAACATGTCACAATATAGTAAATTAAGTAAATTTTAGAGCTAATTATTGAAACATATTAAGACATATCTTAATCACAATCTTAAGTATACTCGAGAAAAGCAATACTTCGTTTTGAAAATACACATATGCAAAAGAATGGAATTTATATGTATGCAGAAAGAAACCTAAACTGAATCATGACATCTCAAAATTCTGTGCTCAATTTTTCCATTTGAATTTTGATCTTTCAGGGAAGGAACCTAAACTTAATTAAGAGACTATGTCCTGTTGATGACGGGggaagggagagatattgtactTCTAGTGCTTTGTTGCTTCACTATTTTTATGCAACTTCTATCAACCTCTCCTCCCGTCACTACAAGCAATTACTGAAATTAGCAAGAGAATGAATTCATGACAGTAATTGCCTAGTTTCGTTGATAATCCACTAATTCACATCCAATCTGTTTTAAAATAGTGTCAAAAATTTTGTGTGAAATAGTTTAGTTTGAATAGGAAGAAAGGATTGTGTGCTTAAGAGAGTAAAAGGAAGGGTTAGCATTTATGTTAGAATCAGTGGTGACTTTTAAGTTTTTTAAATAGCACATAAATGGAAAAATAGGAAAAAGgccaaaattaggaaaaaaagaatgatacaatTGTTGGCCATAGAGAGGTGTGGCATGACCTTGTCTATGCCTagctttaatatatatatagggcTTGTTGGTTCATTTAACCTATTATATgcatattgattgtttgtagaaaGCACTGTGTACAAAGCTACAATGTGTTTGACTTTCTTCGGGAAGTTGTCAGCAAGGTTCCTGATTATGGCCATTCTGATGCTGCTGGTGAAATGCCAAAAAGAAGGTTAGGATCATTTTCTTGTTTGTCTAAAGTTAGTAGTTTTTCTTCAATTCAGTTGATGATTCCTCTTACACTTTTAAGGTGACAAACTATGCAATATCATATACTGTTTTATCAGGAAAGTTGCTATAGAAGAACATCATGACAGTGAGGATGAATACAAAAAGAGCAGGACGGTGAGATACCCTTTGTTGACACTTGTAGTTTAgattcctcttaatttctcaGACTGAAAAGTGAAAACACTTATTTATAACAGTAATAAAGCATTTAGTTATTGCTTATAAAAAAGCATTTGTTCTTCAAGAATAAAAGGTGCTCTGAATGTAGTATTAGTATAAACAAGTAATTGCTGATGATCTCATTTTCGAGAGATGAAGTTTTCACAGGATAAACTAATTTAGCTCATGCAAAGAGGGCACTATCCATATCTTTGATTCTTTTAATCTTTATCAAATAGtcttatatcttttttttttttttgatgatgtAGTCTtgtatctcttttttttgttgaatgaatttgtcttttggttttttttttttttttttgaatgaagTAGTCATATCTTTTTTGGTTTAGACATAAAAAGCTATAATGGTTTCATGAGTTCTAATTTGTTCAGAACTCCAGGTAGGGGGATGGCAATGTGGCGGTGCGGTGTGGTTGCGGGGCAAACCCGCATAAACCCGCAAAGACTTTGGCCTGCCCCACCCCGCCCTGCATTAACCCGCTCCATATATACCTGCCCCCGCAGAACCTCAACAGTCATTTGCTGCAAACAATATCTGTGCAGAGATGAGTAACACAATGNTTTTTTTTGAATGAAGTAGTCATATCTTTTTTGGTTTAGACATAAAAAGCTATAATGGTTTCATGAGTTCTAATTTGTTCAGAACTCCAGGTAgggggatggcaatggggcggtgTAGGTGCGGGGCAAACCCGCAAAGACTTTGGCCTGCCCCCACCCTGCCCCGCATTAACCCGCTCCATTATACCTGCCCCCGCAGAACCTCAACAGTCATTCGCTGCAAACAATATCTGTGCAGAGATGAGTAACAAAATGAAATTGTTCCAGCAAGAAAGAATCAAAACATAGCTTATTCCCCAGTTCCATTTTTTATTCTCATCTTCTTCCTCTATTTCTACCTTTTCTTTTATCCATACCAAAGGTAGAAATTAAAGAAAGTCATGATGtggagaaattaaaaaattattagtgtTAAAATGCTcaagtaaaaaattatgaaagaaCTGCCTTCTTTCATGACAATAACCTTGGACGACGCCTTTTGGATATTTAGTTGATGAACAATGTTCTAATCTCTATTTCTGTATAGGTGTTCAAAAGAAAATACCCCAAACCCGCGTACCCTCCCCGCCCCGCAAAAGTTCTAACCTGCACTGCCCCATAAAGACTAAAACAACCGCCCTGCCTCATTGCCATCCCTAACTCCAGGACCCTTGATTACTTTACTTCGGACAACATTCAATGGAtgccattttatttttataatggtGGTGTCATGGGATAGTTTGTGCACACCTCGATTACTCCACCTGATACTTGCATCTTCTTAACTACCCTGTAACTCTGTCACAAAGGCTGCTTAGGAAAATGAGAATTAAGGGATAACACTATATGAGTTGATCTATCTCTCTATGTTGCTTCTTTTATGCTTACCTCGGTTTTTAGTACTTCTCTCCTACCAGCTCCTCTTCCTCGTCTTTTTCctctgtctttctttctttgtctCCTTTCTTTCTccctctttttctcttttccctttactttctctcttctctcatTTTGGTGCTACATCAATTTGGTGAAaactatatttttctctttttggtaGTAGTGTACTACACCAATCTTGGTATGAGAGTATATTCATAGTTCTAATTCATTACACTTTGCTGCAAGTCGTTAGCACCAATTAGTAAATACCTTACCTCCCTAAATAACTCAATCTGCAATAGTTACTTGTCCCTCTTTTCATCATTCAACTGGAATAGTTACTTGGCTCTCCTTCCCCGATGTGAAAGTTGGAGACAACAGTTGTGGTTCTGCAAGACATCATTACTATGGAAGTTTGATCCATTCTAAGTTGGCCATTTACACAAAATTCTTAGAGGGATGGAAATCAACGGTTATATGATGTTCTAATGATCATCACTTATGAGTTCCATTATAGGAATTGAGATTTTTGTTAAGAGTTGCACCAACTATTTCACTCAGTGCAGTTGAGTTTTCTCCAAGTAAGAGAGTGATGTAGCTTAAATTAAGGTTGCACTCATTATCTTTGGTTTTCTCTGTTTAGAGATTTATTTGTCGATAGAAAATGTAAATATCTTAGTGTAATATAACCCCAAATTATGGAATATTGGAATGAAGTTGATCTAAATGGAGCAAAATGGATAATAAGGATTCATATTGGTGACCTAACTACCTTGGCGTTAAGGCACGGTGTTATTGTTTCTCTCAGTTAGTTAGGCTTTATACATATGGCATAATTAAATTCGGAGGAAGATGTAGTGTGATACAGCAACATTGTATTTCAAATGTCAGGTGTTTTTATATAATGGGATAACAAAATCATTTGTTGTTGTCATGAGAGTCACAGTAATTacttcatattttcttttatcagGCCATGACATGAATGCCTTCATTTCCTGCAGGAGATGTCTCCTGTTAGCAGTAGTGGTAGGGGAAGAGgtaggggtagaggaagaggccGTGGTCGGGTAAGCCGTGCTGATAAGGAGCTCTCACGACCTGATATGCAACTTGAATCCTGCACTTCTGCTCAGCAGAGTGGTCAACAAATTCCAAATCCTGGAACTCAGACAGAGAATTGCTCAGTACCAAAAGAATCACCTAAACAGGACTCCACTGTTTGTGACAAGGAAAACTCAGTTGTAACAACTCCTAATCTGACGGTCAATGTAGATGATAGTACTGATAAACCAGCTGCACCGGAAATAGCACCCTGCAATCCATCGCCAAGGCCTGTGAACGAGAAAGCAGAGGAAGGCCCTCAATGGTCTCTCGAAATGGACAGAATGGTCATCGACCCTGCTCATATGTCACAACTGAATACAAGTGTAGcagaagaggaagaagattATGATGAAGAAGAGTAGGCTGatgaaataacaaacaaatGGCCTATTTGACATATGCTATTTATTGGTTCCAGTTTCCTGTAGGCCTTGACATAAAGGGCATGAACCCCTTTGCCACCCCTTGTGATTTATTGACATATTAGTGTCTGTCAATTTCTTAGTTGTCTTTGTGACTTGAGTCTTTGTAATGGTCTCTAACCCTTTCCTTTTCCACTAGTAATAAGTAGGAAGTGTGTTTGTTGCTCCAACCAGCACTCCATGTACCAATTACTGTATGAGATTAGGTTAAGTTCATCTTGcattttcacttttttattttatgaccTAGAAATCCCCGTGGTAGCTGACTAAGTTTGAGTGTCTATTTTACTAAGCGTTTCAACTTTCAAGTTTGAGCGactatttgtttgattttaagtgtctatttggcTACTGACTATTTTACAAAACATAgccaaataaaaacataaaattgcACAATTTCCCTTGAAAAGagttgatctttaatttttgtctttaaaGTGGTTTGAgatttaatttttgttctttaaCAACCGATCTTATGCTAATGGGGCATAAGTAATTTTACAAATTGATGTCATACATAACTCGAGGAATATTATGATATCTTtcgaaattattttttttgttatataagGGGTATATTAGTAAATGagcaatacaaaaaaaaaaagatataagtGCAAATGTTATTGGACATCAAGGCCCATTTTGAGGCCCACGTTCCAGATGTGTAGGTAAGTGACTAGCCCGGCCCATTAACAGTATTCAATTTGGCACAATTAGGTATAAATCTCGACAATCATCACAAGCTTTTTCCTCTTTAGCTGATTGAGGCAGCTGAGTTCCGCAGACAAAACCCTAGCTCCTCCCTCTCCTTCAACCGTCGTCCCGCCGCTCTCTTTTCATAACTACATAACTTAGCCCGTATTTTTTAGATCATTCTCCATAATCAGTAACACAATTAGATTATCGGAAAAGGTAATTTCTGTCCCTTTTGCGTTTTTTAATAAAGTTTTCGGCTAATTTTTATCTGTTACTAAGAAGAAACGGTGTAATGCGTTGTGCTCAATATAGCTTTTGTAGAATCTATTTTGACGttagttttgttttttgttttaccttttttttcacAATACGTATTTTGCTTCTGTTTGATGGTAGTTCTTATTTGTGCATATTCGTCTGtgttttcttctcctatttAGTGGTCGTCTTATGAAAAAAGAATGAATGTTTAATAAATGTGTATGTGTGAGGGGTGGTGTACAAAGAATGGTGTGGTATATTTAACTCAATACACAGCTTCTCCAGAATTAATTCAGTGGTTTCTTTGTACCAGGGTTATGCTGGTTTTTGGTTCTCCTTTTTTTGCTTCTTCCCTTAAACTTTCTGTGTTTTCTCTGTtataattgtttataaaaaaatttcttggGGACAGCCACAGTATCTATTTGCTCTGAtcttacaattttattttattttatttttggggttGTGATATAGAAAAGAGTAATCTTTTGCTGCTAAATTTTATGGGAATGATATTGAGCTAGCTTTTGTTTTTTGGTTGTTTAACAAATGATTGCGTGATGAATGTAAGCTGCTGAGTATGGTTCCCCTTTGCCCCAAGTAGTAATCAGTTTTTGGCTTCtcaatatttgaaaaagaaaactttttttttcacaatgaCTTTGGAGAAAAGGTTACCCATAGTACTACTCATGAAGTCTTGAGTTTATAAACTTGATTTTCAAGAATTGGATTGGTACATATCCTCTTTAAGACACTGTTTAAATTTATCATTGAAAAGCAAAACGagtataattttgtatatttagtAAGTAGAATGAATGCACAGAGGTACTGTGTATGTTTCCATAGTTATAAGTGATTTCATTGGTATTGAATGTTTGTAGTTGCTGTGTATGTATCCGAGGATATGAAACAGGTACATGTTAAGAAGTATTATGATTTGGTTATGATAAATTCTCTTAACCGTAGCTTGACAAATGCTATAAAGTTTGTTCCAATGAGAAAATTTCCATTGGAAAATTGCTGCACAGTATAATTCAATAGCTTTGTCAACTGCATTGTCCCATGGAAGGAGATGGGTGGTTTCATCTTTACCTTCTTGTTAATtgtgagttttatttttttttaatgcaatttgGTTCCGGTACTAATTTACTAATAGTTGAACCTATTCAACTCAGGTTTTCAAGCCTATCTTGTCTAATATGATTTTGGCAGTCGTGAATTTGTTCAAACAAGTGTTTGATTACCCAGATTGCCTGTCAACTGAAAGTGTTGTtcatattatcattttattttcttgctgCTTGCAAACTGTGATGAATATCTAGAATCTACATATCAAAAGCATCATAGCCCTCCTCTATTTCTGTGTTCCAGCTTTTTGCCCTCTGGAGCTGTTGTACTCATCTGACTCCACTTTTGGCATTTTTGTGCCTTAAAACTTGCAAGTAATATATCAATCAGCTATTGTCTCCCAAACTTGTTTTGGTTTCCTATACTAATCTTGTGTCCTTCTGATATGTTTTGATTCACTTCATTCCAATACTATTAGacaaattaggagtttcttatATCTAGAGGCTCTATAATCTTAGACTTATGCTTACACAGACAGCCTACACTCTTTCAGTACCTATCCACCCTGGTACAGAAGCCACGAGCTAAAAGGTTGGAGGGGTTAACCCTTTGTTAAAGTCACAACTGATGACACATGCAGgcttaagcaaagagtaaaggaACTCCTGCATCTAATGTTTGTAACAACCTAACTAAGCCTGAATCCCAAATAGCTGGTATAGCCTAGAAGAGTCGTGAGACTTTCAAGCTGCTACATGCAGTAAcatatgcattgattttatgatgatGTGTAACAATATTATCCGCCCTCTGTGTCGTCTTTGACTTTTGTTTGATGTGCTGTAATTAAATTTTCCTCATTATTGCAGGCTTGGAGAGTGTAGAAGGCTGCTTTTATCGGCTCTTGCCTCAAGTGTAGCTGTTGGTGGATGCGTTCTTATTCATCTTCTATAGTTGAGGGCTAAGTTTTCTCTATGGCTTCCAGGAGTAGCATCCGTCTTATTTCATACTCGAAAGAGATTATAAATGGTGAACCAATCTTTATTTCCTCTAACTGCTGTCCTATTAAAGCTCACAAATATGAGCCTGCTGGACTTGCTTTTCACTCTGCTGCTCTTAGACTGATTGGGCATGTTGAGAAAGAAGACCCCAAAGATGGCAAAGAAGATGTTCCTAATGACAAGGAACAGACATTTGCCTATTCATCAGAGTCATACAGCTCTAAGGGGAAAAAGAAGTCTTCTACTGGCGAAAAAGTACAAGATCATTATGCATTGTTAGGGTTGAGCAATCTAAGGTATCTTGCTTCTGAGGATCAGATAAGGAAGAGCTATCGTGATGCTGCATTGAGGCATCATCCTGACAAGCTGGCTTCACTTCTTCTAGCTGAGGAAACTGAAGCTGCAAAACAAGCCAAGAAGGAGGAAATAGAAAACCACTTCAAAGCTATTCAGGAAGCATATGAGGTTCTTATGGACCCTGTTAGAAGAAGGATTTATGACTCCACTGATGAATTTGATGATGAAATCCCAACTGAATGTGCTCCACAAGATTTTTTTAAGGTCTTTGGACCTGCATTTTTAAGGAATGGTCGTTGGTCCGTCACCCAACCCATCCCTTCATTAGGTGATGAGAATACTCCAATTAAAGAAGTGGATAGCTTTTATAATTTCTGGTACAGCTTCAAAAGTTGGAGAGAGTTCCCACATACTGATGAGTTTGATCTTGAACAAGCTGAATCTCGTGATCACAAGAGGTGGATGGAAAGGCAGAATGCGAAACTTTCAGAGAAGGCCAGAAAGGAAGAAACCGCCAGGGTGCGTACACTTGTTGACAATGCCTATAGAAAAGACCCTAGAATCTTGGGAAGAAAAGAGGCTGAGAAAGCAGAGAAGCAGAGAAAGAAGGAAGCTAAACTACTTGCAAAGAAATTACAGGAGGAAGAAGCAATTAGGATTGTTGAAGAGGAAAAGCGTAAGAAAGAGGAGGAGGGGAAAAGAGCTGCTGAAGTTGCTTTGCAGCAGAAGAAGTTgaaggagaaagaaaagaaattattgCGAAAAGAGCGTAGTCGTTTAAGAACCCTTACTGCTCCTGTTTTGTCTCAGCGTTTGCTTGGGCTAACTGATGATGATGTAGAAGGTATATGTATGTCACTTGACATTGAGCAACTGAGGAACTTATGTGATAAAGCTGATGGAAAGGGTGAGCTTGTTATCGCTGAGCTTCTCAGGGGAGCACTTGGACATGAACACAACCCAAAATATGAGAATAAAGATGAAAAGATTAAGTCGCAGCAAAATGGTTCTCTGGAGAGTAAAAAACAAGTTCCTCTGATGAGCAGTGAGAAAAAGGAGAAACCTTGGAGCAAAGAAGAAATTGATCTTTTGAGGAAGGGGATGCTGAAATATCCTAAAGGAACTTCTCGAAGATGGGAAGTTATTTCTGATTATATTGGTACCGCAAGGACAGTTGAAGAGATCCTGAAGGCTACAAAAACAGTTCTGCTCCAGAAGCCCGACTCTGCTAAAGCCTTTGACTCCTTCCTTGAGAAAAGAAAGCCAGCACCAACTATTGTTTCTCCTCTTTCCACGAGGGCAGAAGTAGAGGGAGTAGAAAACAGTAGCAAGCCTGAAAGTGGAAGTGCCAAAGTAGCTGATTCTCAGGGGACCCCTAGTCAAAACACAAACAGCCAGAACAACACTGATGATGCACCTGCAGCAAACGGAGTTTCTTCGAGTTCTGATTCAGACATATGGTCTGCTGTTCAAGAAAAAGCTTTAGTTCAAGCTCTGAAAACCTTCCCCAAGGAAACCAGCCAGCGGTGGGAACGAGTTGCAACTGCTGTCCCTGGGAAGACCATGAACCAGTGTAAAAAAAAGTTCGCATTACTCAAAGAGAATTTCAGGAACAAGAAAAGTGCAGTCTGAGGTTAGTGGTGTTTGAAACTGCTGagtctagtttttttttttgtttccatcTTTTTATTGTTCAGGCAGCCGCAACAAGCTCACTCTTGAAATGCATTGTGACAACACACCCCAGTCCATTTTCAGTACCATTTTTGTCATTAAGCAGTAGCATTTACATATCTACTATTCAGTACGGCATTGTGAAGTTACTATACTGGAATACATTAATATTTGATGGGAAATACCGATGATACCTAAAGTTAtttatctttatatttatttttattgtttgccTCTAAATTTAGATTCTCTCCATCGAAGTTTCTTCTTTTCATTCCCCCTcccctttgagttgagtttctTTAACCCTGACTATTCTGGGCGTGCTTCGTAACTCCTTTGAAGCTACCCTTGTGTGTAGACACATCATACATGTTCAAATATTTATGTTGATTGGTATATGTGAAAAAAATTCCAAAGATATGTATCTACGAAATATGATTACTTTCATCTGAATAAACAGTGAATTGAAAGGCGGGTTTTTTCCCGATAACTTGAGGAACAAACACTATGCAACATCTACGTAAAAGTTCCAACTGAAACAATAGGGTTAAATAGATGGGCTATGATTTATTGTTCGCCTATTTAAACTCATGTAACATTTAGACGGGTTGACGTTTTTCGTTCTTGTCTATTTTGATTCGTCTAAATCTAGCTCAACTTGCGAATCAGTGCAAACTCCAAACTATGAATCGACAACAAAAGGAATCTGCCTACGTTAGATATTTTAAATCTGTCAACTTCAAGAGGTCCATACTGGAATCTAGAAATTAGATACGTCACTCTTCTCATGATGTTTAATGCattcattaaataaattaagtacAATTTTTCGATCATCTTaattaaggaaaatatattattaccaAACAAAAATTCATTACACCCCAAAAATTACTTCACACtagatgaaggaaaatattttgtcaacgtcatcacaaaaaaaacaaaaaaacttaaGATTCTACAAACGAAGATTCGATTAAAACATATTGTATTGCAAAACTAGATGcagtatatataaaaatatatatgtataatagatGAATCTTTTCCTGAAAATAAACAATTCACTTTGCAACAAATTAGATACCTTGTAATTAATGGTCACAATAATTACATCAGCTGGTATATTAGTGTTTTCTTTGGGACAGCTTAATTAGCATAGGAATTAACAATATGTAACCTTCCTATATATACATCCCTTTCCCCTTCCATTATGTTTACATATAACTTTCGTTTCTGTGTGACTGGTCGATCTCACAATATGTCAGGCAAATTTATTCTATTACATTCACgagtataattttaatttgaacttaCCATACAACTTTGTTCGTCTTTAAAAGACATTCATTCAAGATAAATTACTCACTTCTCGATCGTTCTcctatattttatcaaaattaaatgttaataaataattaaaagaaggTTAAATTTCCAATGGGAAGCAAGAGAGTGGTGGTGGTGGTCCATGATACATCAAAAGAGGTAAATTGGACTGCTATTAGAGGGGTTGTTCGTAATTTTAGTCTAGAGGCCGGAGATGAGCTTATATTACTTGGAGTTGTTCACCAATTTAATAACTCAACTACTACATCAACTTTTTTGGGCACAGTAAAACTTCGTAAGTCTTCTATAcaaattttacttatatatgtgcattttattttatttataaatagttCAATATACAAAGTATCATGCATTCACACAACGTTCAAAAAAGGACCGCATAGTTGCAAGCTTGGACCCATGTTCTCCATGTTTTGACCTATAAGTGACTCGAAGACAACTTATAAATTGTTGCTCTCAATTTTCCTTTTC belongs to Solanum stenotomum isolate F172 chromosome 1, ASM1918654v1, whole genome shotgun sequence and includes:
- the LOC125868858 gene encoding uncharacterized protein LOC125868858 — encoded protein: MRKKLDTRFPAARIKKIMQADEDVGKIAMAVPVLVSKALELFLQDLCDRTYDITLRRGAKTVNSLHLKHCVQSYNVFDFLREVVSKVPDYGHSDAAGEMPKRRKVAIEEHHDSEDEYKKSRTEMSPVSSSGRGRGRGRGRGRGRVSRADKELSRPDMQLESCTSAQQSGQQIPNPGTQTENCSVPKESPKQDSTVCDKENSVVTTPNLTVNVDDSTDKPAAPEIAPCNPSPRPVNEKAEEGPQWSLEMDRMVIDPAHMSQLNTSVAEEEEDYDEEE
- the LOC125868511 gene encoding uncharacterized protein LOC125868511, producing the protein MASRSSIRLISYSKEIINGEPIFISSNCCPIKAHKYEPAGLAFHSAALRLIGHVEKEDPKDGKEDVPNDKEQTFAYSSESYSSKGKKKSSTGEKVQDHYALLGLSNLRYLASEDQIRKSYRDAALRHHPDKLASLLLAEETEAAKQAKKEEIENHFKAIQEAYEVLMDPVRRRIYDSTDEFDDEIPTECAPQDFFKVFGPAFLRNGRWSVTQPIPSLGDENTPIKEVDSFYNFWYSFKSWREFPHTDEFDLEQAESRDHKRWMERQNAKLSEKARKEETARVRTLVDNAYRKDPRILGRKEAEKAEKQRKKEAKLLAKKLQEEEAIRIVEEEKRKKEEEGKRAAEVALQQKKLKEKEKKLLRKERSRLRTLTAPVLSQRLLGLTDDDVEGICMSLDIEQLRNLCDKADGKGELVIAELLRGALGHEHNPKYENKDEKIKSQQNGSLESKKQVPLMSSEKKEKPWSKEEIDLLRKGMLKYPKGTSRRWEVISDYIGTARTVEEILKATKTVLLQKPDSAKAFDSFLEKRKPAPTIVSPLSTRAEVEGVENSSKPESGSAKVADSQGTPSQNTNSQNNTDDAPAANGVSSSSDSDIWSAVQEKALVQALKTFPKETSQRWERVATAVPGKTMNQCKKKFALLKENFRNKKSAV